The Synechococcus sp. Nb3U1 genome contains a region encoding:
- a CDS encoding protochlorophyllide reductase gives MERQEQPTVLITGASSGVGLYSALALAKRGWHVVMACRDLDKAYRVAQQVGIPQGSYTLMKIDLGNLSSVRQFVEQFRNWGRSLDALVCNAAIYMPLLKQPLRSPEGYELTMTTNHLGHFLLCHLMLEDMKRSTYADRRLVILGTVTHNPKELGGKIPPQPHLGDLRGFAQGFKEPISMADGGKFEPVKAYKDSKVCNILTMRELHRRFHESTGITFLSLYPGCVATTALFRNHYPLFQSLFPWFQKNITGGFVSEELSGERVAQVVADPEFRQSGAYWSWGNRQKKNGKPFNQEVSNEAGDDAKAKLLWELSEKLVGVPQLLAR, from the coding sequence ATGGAAAGACAAGAGCAACCCACAGTCCTGATTACCGGAGCCTCCTCCGGCGTTGGTCTGTACTCGGCTTTGGCTTTGGCGAAGCGGGGCTGGCATGTGGTCATGGCCTGCCGAGATTTGGATAAAGCCTACCGGGTGGCGCAACAGGTCGGGATCCCGCAGGGCAGCTACACCCTGATGAAGATCGACTTGGGCAACCTGAGCAGTGTGCGGCAGTTTGTCGAGCAATTCCGCAACTGGGGTCGTTCGTTGGATGCCTTAGTCTGTAATGCTGCCATCTATATGCCCTTGCTCAAGCAGCCTTTGCGCAGCCCGGAGGGGTATGAGCTGACCATGACCACCAATCATCTCGGGCATTTTCTGCTGTGTCATTTGATGTTGGAGGATATGAAACGCTCCACCTATGCGGATCGGCGGCTGGTGATCTTGGGCACCGTCACCCACAACCCGAAGGAGCTAGGGGGGAAAATTCCACCCCAACCCCACCTGGGGGATCTGCGGGGCTTTGCCCAGGGCTTTAAGGAGCCCATCAGTATGGCGGATGGGGGCAAGTTTGAGCCGGTCAAAGCCTACAAAGACAGCAAAGTCTGCAACATCCTCACCATGCGGGAGCTACATCGCCGCTTCCACGAGAGCACCGGCATCACCTTCTTGTCTTTGTATCCAGGTTGTGTCGCTACAACGGCTCTGTTTCGCAACCATTACCCACTCTTTCAAAGTCTCTTTCCCTGGTTTCAAAAGAACATTACGGGTGGCTTTGTCTCGGAGGAGCTTTCTGGCGAACGGGTAGCCCAAGTGGTAGCAGATCCCGAGTTTCGTCAGTCGGGGGCCTACTGGAGCTGGGGCAACCGCCAGAAGAAAAATGGCAAGCCTTTTAACCAGGAAGTCTCTAACGAAGCGGGGGATGATGCTAAAGCTAAATTGCTCTGGGAGCTGAGCGAAAAGTTGGTGGGTGTCCCTCAATTGTTAGCCCGTTAG
- the amt gene encoding ammonium transporter yields MTDPTDALWVLVCAALVFIMQPGFMCLESGFTRSKNNINVAAKNFADFALASGLFWLVGFGLMFGPSWLGIFGQGEFALDLNRPGSLATFFLFQAMFCGTATTIVSGAVAERVRFGAYGLMSCLISGLIYPVYGHWVWHGLDQGQATGWLGQLGFIDFAGSTVVHSIGGWVALAGLMVIGPRAGRFDAQGRPKKLLGSSLPLSVLGGMLLWFGWFGFNGGSALGLGPEVPRILTNTLMGGVSGLIGGLGIALVYLRRAEVDWMINGCLAGLVAITAGCHLVSTAEAVWIGAIGASVAIWVSLGMERWRLDDAVGAVPVHLGAGAWGTLAVAFFGNPEQLPLPVLPQLGVQLLGVVAAGIWAFGLAYGILRGMDPFWPLRVTSEAEELGLNIVEHGAKTEAYDLIQVMTAHSSRQDLSQRVPVEPFSELGYVGSRYNQVMDALAEAQHEIQQLNLKLKAENQRMGSELELTRRLQQLILPRAQELQRIPGLDIAGFMEPATEVGGDYYDVLEHNGLVRIGIGDVTGHGLESGMLMLMAQTAVRTLAIQQERDPGRVLEILNQVIYENAQRMNSDKNMTLMLLDYHDGILRFSGQHEQIIVVRKEGTIERVDTLDLGFPIGLEADIRQFIAQAEVHLSPGDVVVLYTDGITEAENGSRDLFGLDRLCQVVQQHWQASARDICKAIITEVRQFIQNQQIFDDLTLVVIKQM; encoded by the coding sequence ATGACGGATCCCACCGATGCCCTTTGGGTTTTGGTCTGTGCTGCGCTGGTATTTATCATGCAGCCAGGCTTTATGTGTTTGGAGTCGGGGTTCACGCGCAGTAAGAACAACATCAACGTTGCGGCCAAGAACTTTGCCGATTTTGCTCTTGCCTCCGGGCTGTTTTGGTTGGTGGGATTTGGCCTCATGTTTGGCCCCAGTTGGCTGGGGATCTTCGGGCAAGGCGAGTTTGCCCTCGACTTAAATAGGCCGGGATCCCTGGCCACTTTTTTCCTGTTTCAGGCCATGTTTTGTGGGACGGCCACCACGATTGTGTCTGGGGCGGTGGCGGAGCGGGTACGCTTTGGGGCCTACGGCCTGATGAGCTGCCTGATTTCGGGGTTGATCTACCCAGTCTACGGCCATTGGGTCTGGCATGGGTTGGATCAGGGGCAAGCGACAGGATGGCTCGGGCAGTTGGGATTTATCGATTTTGCTGGCTCCACTGTGGTCCACAGCATAGGGGGTTGGGTGGCCTTGGCGGGGTTGATGGTGATTGGGCCGCGGGCTGGTCGTTTCGATGCCCAGGGGCGTCCGAAAAAGCTGCTCGGTTCCAGTTTACCCCTGTCGGTCTTGGGGGGGATGTTGCTCTGGTTTGGCTGGTTTGGCTTTAACGGCGGCAGTGCCTTGGGGTTGGGACCAGAGGTGCCGCGCATTCTCACCAATACCCTCATGGGTGGGGTGAGCGGGTTGATCGGTGGGCTGGGGATTGCTCTGGTCTATTTGCGGCGGGCCGAAGTGGACTGGATGATCAATGGCTGCTTGGCCGGATTGGTGGCAATTACGGCGGGCTGTCATTTGGTATCTACGGCTGAGGCAGTCTGGATTGGGGCGATCGGCGCTTCGGTGGCCATTTGGGTCAGCCTGGGAATGGAGCGTTGGCGGCTGGATGATGCGGTGGGAGCAGTGCCGGTGCATTTGGGGGCAGGGGCCTGGGGCACCTTGGCAGTGGCCTTTTTCGGGAACCCAGAACAATTGCCCTTGCCGGTGTTGCCGCAGCTAGGGGTTCAATTGCTGGGGGTGGTGGCGGCTGGGATCTGGGCCTTTGGGCTGGCCTACGGAATCTTGCGGGGGATGGATCCCTTTTGGCCGTTGCGGGTTACTTCTGAGGCAGAGGAGCTGGGCCTGAATATCGTCGAACATGGGGCGAAAACCGAAGCTTACGACCTAATCCAGGTGATGACGGCTCATTCCAGTCGACAGGATTTGAGCCAGCGGGTGCCGGTAGAGCCGTTCTCGGAGTTGGGGTATGTCGGATCCCGTTACAACCAGGTGATGGATGCCCTGGCAGAAGCACAACACGAAATTCAGCAACTGAACCTCAAGCTCAAGGCAGAAAACCAACGCATGGGATCCGAACTGGAACTGACCCGGCGGCTGCAACAGTTGATCCTGCCCAGGGCTCAGGAATTGCAACGGATCCCGGGGCTAGATATCGCCGGCTTTATGGAACCGGCGACGGAGGTGGGGGGCGACTACTACGACGTGTTGGAACACAACGGCCTGGTGCGCATTGGTATCGGCGATGTGACCGGCCATGGCCTCGAAAGCGGCATGTTGATGCTCATGGCCCAGACGGCAGTGCGAACCCTGGCCATCCAGCAAGAACGGGATCCGGGGCGGGTGCTGGAGATTCTCAATCAGGTGATCTACGAAAATGCCCAGCGCATGAACTCTGACAAAAACATGACCCTGATGTTGCTGGATTACCACGATGGCATTCTGCGCTTCAGTGGCCAGCATGAGCAAATCATCGTCGTGCGCAAAGAGGGCACGATCGAACGGGTGGATACCCTCGACCTAGGCTTTCCCATTGGTTTGGAGGCAGATATCCGCCAATTTATCGCCCAGGCGGAAGTGCACCTTTCTCCAGGAGATGTGGTGGTGCTCTACACCGATGGCATTACTGAGGCCGAGAACGGATCTCGAGATTTGTTTGGCTTAGACCGTCTTTGTCAGGTGGTGCAGCAACATTGGCAAGCTTCCGCCCGCGACATCTGCAAAGCGATCATCACAGAAGTACGGCAGTTTATTCAGAACCAGCAGATTTTTGATGATCTCACCCTGGTGGTGATCAAACAGATGTAG
- a CDS encoding ferredoxin:protochlorophyllide reductase (ATP-dependent) subunit N, with protein MTAALDTPNTLNFQCETGNYHTFCPISCVAWLYQKIEDSFFLVIGTKTCGYFLQNAMGVMIFAEPRYAMAELEEGDISAKLNDYEELKRLCLQIKRDRNPSVIVWIGTCTTEIIKMDLEGLAPKLEGEIGIPIVVARANGLDYAFTQGEDTVLASMAQRCPEQVKVSQAPGHREEEREPRGGLQAIFNFNKKKESTPEEEGFKKHPPLVIFGSVPDPVVTQLTLELKKQGIRVSGWLPAKRYGELPVVEPGTYVVGVNPFLSRTATALVRRKKAKLIHAPFPIGPDGTRAWVEAICRELGIQPQGLAEREAEVWNHPQIQEYVGLLRGKSVFLMGDNLLEISLARLLVRCGMTVQEIGIPYMDKRYQAAELALLERTCEEMGVPKPTIVEKPDNYNQIQRIKALQPDLVITGMAHANPLEARGVTTKWSVEFTFAQIHGFGNTQDVLELATRPLRRNAALKGLGWDKLVREEAQV; from the coding sequence ATGACCGCCGCCTTAGACACCCCCAACACCCTTAACTTTCAATGCGAAACCGGCAACTATCACACCTTTTGCCCCATCAGTTGCGTGGCTTGGCTCTATCAAAAAATTGAGGATAGCTTCTTTCTGGTGATCGGCACCAAAACCTGTGGCTACTTTCTGCAAAATGCCATGGGAGTGATGATCTTTGCCGAACCGCGTTATGCCATGGCGGAATTGGAAGAAGGGGACATCAGCGCCAAACTCAACGACTACGAAGAACTGAAGCGGCTGTGCCTGCAAATCAAACGGGATCGCAACCCCAGCGTCATTGTTTGGATTGGTACCTGCACCACCGAAATCATCAAAATGGATCTAGAGGGCCTAGCCCCGAAATTGGAAGGGGAGATCGGGATCCCGATTGTAGTAGCACGGGCCAACGGCCTTGACTACGCCTTTACCCAAGGGGAAGACACGGTGTTGGCCTCGATGGCGCAGCGGTGCCCAGAACAGGTCAAGGTATCCCAGGCTCCGGGGCATAGAGAAGAAGAACGAGAACCCCGAGGTGGGTTACAAGCCATATTTAATTTCAACAAGAAAAAAGAGAGTACTCCTGAAGAAGAAGGCTTCAAGAAACATCCGCCTCTGGTGATCTTTGGCTCAGTGCCGGATCCGGTGGTGACACAACTGACCCTAGAGCTGAAAAAGCAAGGGATCCGCGTGTCGGGGTGGCTGCCGGCCAAACGCTATGGAGAACTGCCGGTGGTGGAGCCGGGCACCTATGTGGTGGGGGTAAACCCCTTCCTGAGCCGAACTGCTACAGCGTTGGTTCGCCGCAAAAAAGCAAAACTGATCCATGCTCCCTTCCCGATTGGGCCGGATGGCACCCGTGCCTGGGTGGAGGCCATTTGTCGGGAGCTGGGGATCCAACCCCAAGGTTTGGCGGAACGGGAGGCAGAGGTGTGGAATCACCCGCAAATTCAGGAGTATGTAGGCCTGTTGCGGGGCAAGAGCGTCTTTTTGATGGGGGATAACCTGCTGGAGATCTCCTTGGCGCGGCTGCTGGTGCGCTGCGGCATGACGGTGCAAGAGATCGGGATCCCTTACATGGACAAACGCTACCAAGCGGCAGAGCTGGCCCTCTTGGAGCGCACCTGTGAAGAAATGGGGGTGCCCAAACCCACGATTGTGGAAAAACCCGACAACTACAACCAAATTCAACGCATCAAAGCTCTACAGCCAGATCTGGTGATTACCGGTATGGCCCACGCCAATCCCCTGGAGGCGCGCGGGGTGACCACCAAATGGTCGGTGGAGTTCACCTTTGCCCAGATCCACGGCTTTGGCAATACCCAGGATGTGTTGGAACTGGCAACTCGACCGCTGCGTCGGAATGCTGCCCTCAAAGGTTTGGGTTGGGACAAGTTGGTACGGGAAGAGGCCCAGGTTTAA